CCCCACGCTTAGCGGAATACGCCACCCTACGACTATCAGGACTGAAAATAAGAGAACCTGCTCCAATCCCGTCATATCCCTTACTTTCCTCTCCGTCTACCACTACAAACCTCTTATTTCCACGCCCAGCTGAATACATTACCCTACGACTATCAGGACTGAAAATAAGAGAACCTGCACCAATCCCATCGTATTCCTTGCCTTCCTCTCCGTCTACCACTACAAACCACTTGCCCCCCCGCTTAGCGGAATACGCCACCCTACGACTATCAGCACTGAAGATAGGAGATCCTTCCATAATCTCATCGTATTCCTTGCCTTCCTCTCCGTCTATAACTACAAACATTTTATCTCCGCGCCCAGTGGAATACGCCACCCTACGACTATCAGGACTGAAGATAAGATCTCCAAATCCGTCGTATTCCTTACCTTCTTCTCCGTCTACCACTATAAACCACTTATCACCACGCATAGCCCAATACGCCACTCTACGACTATCGGNNNNNNNNNNNNNNNNNNNNNNNNNNNNNNNNNNNNNNNNNNNNNNNNNNNNNNNNNNNNNNNNNNNNNNNNNNNNNNNNNNNNNNNNNNNNNNNNNNNNGACTGAAAATAACACCAGGCTCTCCAATCCCGTCATATTCCTTGCCTTCTACCCCATCTACCACTACAAACATTTTATCTCCACGCTTAGCCAAATATGCCACCCTATGACTATCAGGACTGAAAATAACACCAGGCTCTCCAATCCCGTCATATTCCTTGCCTTCTACCCCGTCTACCACTACAAATTGCATACCTCCACGTATAGATCCATACGCTACTCTATGACTATCAGCACTGAAAATAAGTCCTACAGGACTCATGTCATATTCTTTACTTTCCTCTCCGTCTACCACTACAAGCCACTTATCTCCACGCTTAGCCAGATATGCATACCTCTTACTATCAGGACTAACTACAAAAGTTTTCGGAACCTTATCTGCCCTTATTACACCCCTTGGCACCTCTCTTATTGATAACGATATACCCTTCCCCTTCGTATGCCAAACTCCGCTTGGATAGAAAAAATACACAACAAACATAAAAACTAATATTATAAAAACTACTATTCCCAACCACATCTTCTTATTACCTTTGCCCATATCCTTGCTCCTTATCATTATTTTGTCAACTCTTTTCCCTCAGCCTCGGCTCCAAATACCTCCGCTTTAAGGAATAAAATATATGCTCTCATAATACCTTACCATTTCCCATACATATTTGTCAATGAGATAATGATTTATACGAGTTAATTTAAACTCAATACGTTTAGTGGATTCAAATAGATAATTACCAAATTTTGTATCATAATATATAAGCGGTAATATTATTGCCGACGTTAGCAAGAGCACGGGAGGCTGAGAGACGGTCGAGCTGTAAGAACAATCTAAAACAGATGGGATTGGTATTTAATATGTATGCAAATGTTGAATTTGAAAGAAGTATGGGCATTGGGTTTAGAATTGGATTATCATAATAGGGAGAACAGTTATGAGAAACATATGTTTAAAGAGAAAATGTCTTTTGTTTTGGTTTTGTTTTCTGATTGTATCATGTATTTACGCAGATTATTTTGAGCCATCAGCAAATGTGCCAGGTGAATTTGGGGTGAATACAGGATACCTGAAAGGATTATTTCGACCTGAAGGCAAATCCATAGGTTTTGTTCCTTTACAGATGATATCCCCAGAAATAGAACTGGCAAAGAAGGATTTGCCAGGACTGTTGAATTTTTATCGGGTGTTTAAGACAAATTATAGATTTGGTGATAGTATGCGTAGTGTGCCGAGTAAAGCGGAAAAGATAGATAGTAAAACTGTAAAAGTATTTTGGGATTCAGATTCAGGACATCCATTTACCATCACTGCAATATACCGATGGATTGATTTTCAAACCTTAGATCTGCATATCACGGTTCAGGCGAAAGAATTACTTCCTGACTTCGAGATATTTTTGTCGTCATATCTTAGTGAACGTTTTCCCGAATCATTTGTATATGCAAAGTCGGATAAGGGGGAGAATATATTTATATCAGCGCCTCCATCAGAAGGTGTATGGCAGGCATTCCCGAGGGATGAAAAGGCAGTGCAACTCATTCAAGATGGCCGTTGGAAATTTCACCCGAGTCCAGTGGACTGGGCAATCCGTCCATGTTTTAGCAAGCCTATTATTTACCGTGTGGACAAAGAGACCAGGATAACTGTAGTGCACATGGCTAAAACAGAGGATTGTTTTGCAGTGATGACACCGAATGTGGGAGAAGGCCACTTATCAATGTATTTTTCATTGTTCGGGAAGACGTTACAAGCGGAAGAATCAGCAAGCACAGTAGTTCGTATGATTATAGCACCATTAACGGAACGTCAAATTTTAGAAGCCTACCAGAAGTTTATAAATCCAAAGTAAGAAAAGAATAAATTGGAAAAATAGGTTTGTAAATTTTTAATTCCATTCTTTATTGTCCTATTTGTCTTTTTCACCCTCTTTGTTCTGCCTCATCAGCAAAACAATTGTGTTACTATTTGTGATGTTTTGTACACGGATTTCTGTTGTTATTCCTATTCCGTATCGGATTCTTTTTTAACTGCAGTACGAACATAAATTGCTTCAGGAAGAATTTCAAATGTTGCAGGGAGATAGCCAGGGACTTCCCCGTCCATATCCAGCAAAACTTCACCAGCGGTATGTGCAGGGAGTGCAATAACTTTTTGTGCTTTGAAAATCTTTATCTTGGGATGTGTAAGATGGGTCCCCTGATAAACTTTCTTAACATTCATGAGCAGTTCCATCGTGGAGATTCCAGGAATAATAACAATATCAAACCAGCCATCGTTGATTTCCGAATTGGGTGAGATATACATTCCACTACCAAAATATTTACCATTACATACTGTAACTGTTTTAATATCAATTACCTCATCAAATTGATTATCGATTTTCAGGCGGACTTTTTTATTGCGGTAGGTTATTAATGCCTGCAACATTCCGAGGAAGAAAGCGATTTTACCGCTTCTTTGTTTTAACCAGACATATTGATTAACAGCACGGTCTGTGGCTCCACTTAAACCGAAGCTGGCAATATTTACAAAATAACGAAGGTCTTCTTCTCCTTTGAAATTGATAAATTTTAATTTCCCTAAATCAATAGGATAAACAGAGGTATTTGAAAGATGTTCGATTTGCTGGTCTATATCAAAGGGCCAACCTAATGTGCGTGAAAAGTCACGCCCCGTCCCAGTGCTTATAATTGCAAATACAGCCTCTGGGTTAATCGGTCTATCATTCTCAAAGAAGCCATTCACAACTTCATTTATAGTTCCATCACCACCCACAGCAATGATTTGTTCATACCCTTCTTTTAATGCCTGATTTGCAAGTATAGTCCCATGTCCAGCACGTTCAGTGAATGCTACTTTTACAGGACCTATTGCGTGGTGAAGTTTCTTTTCAATATCGGGCCACATCTTACCTGTCATGTTCCCCCATGCGCGTGGATTGACAATGACAAATGTACGAGCCCATGATACAAATTGGACACGTGCTCTATTAGTTTCCTGTTCACGGATAGTATCTTGCCATGCTAATTCATGCGACATAAGGTCTGTTATTTTACGGAGCACAGTTTCGCCTGGATCTCCCAAGTTCCCGAGATTGGTTCGTCGGAACAACACATCATTTAAGTGTCTCCCCATTTCCTCTCGCATGGCATAAACGATTTGGGCACCAATCTCCAGTCGTTTATCAGATAAAGGTTCTGCTAATTGAGGGTCTGTCCTTGCTAAGTCTATAACTTTGGACATCTCAGTCCCATAATTATGGGCAAGGTGCTCGATAATTTCAGGTGGAAAATCAGAATAATTCCTCTTTGCTTCTTCGAGGAAATCGCTAAATAACTCAAAATCTGCCCCTATAACAGGTGTCTGGTCTGTTTTGCATGGAGGTGGTGTTACCCCTAATTTTTCGAATACTTTATTTACAACTCGTTCTGCTAAGTGTCTTGACGTTGTCCATTTACCGCCGACTGCTGTAATCAGTCCTAAACATCCATCTTTTTCATGGTCGAATACTTCCGCAGACCGACTTGCATTATACGAGTTGAATTCTTCTTCACTTTCTTGAGGGTCCTTTTCGACAATGGGTCTTAATCCAGCATAGAAAAACAGGACATCACCACGACGGAGTTTTGCACCAGGAATACCCCGATTAATGATAGACAGAAATTCGACCAGTTCCTTTTCATTTACATGGACATCATCTGGGTCACCATAATAAATAGTATCAGTAGTTCCTAATAATGAATAACCCTGCCACGGTAGAACAAAGAAGTGAGTTCCTTTGCCAGGCATAGCAATAGCATATTTTTGAGTAATAGGTTTCGTCAGTATATGAATGCCCTTTGAGCGGATTATTTTACGTTCAGGTTCTTTTTCTGTTGCCAGCGAAATAAGGCGGTCAGCCCAGGGACCAGTTGCATTCACAATGATTTTCCCCTTTATCTGGTTTTCTCTGCCATCTTCTCTGCTTATAATTTTTACGCCAGTAATGCGATTTTTATCTCTCAAAAACCCAGTGACCTCCACATAATTTAATGCAGTGGCTCCATTGATAATGGCTTGCTTAATACACGCCCATGCTAATCGTTCTGGTGAGTACATTTGATAATCATGGAATAAAAGCGCATCCTTAAATTCCATCGGCTCTAATTTAGGCTCGATAGATAAAATCTCATCTCTCCCGACACGTTTATGAGATGGAATAAATTTGTCAGGATCGCTTGAACGATTTCTGTCATAAGAGAGCCAATCATAGGCTTTAAGTCCAAGAGAATAAATAAGCCGTTCACGGAATTTTTTGCTATTGCTGATTGGGAGAATAAAAGGCAATGAATTAACTAAATGAGGTGCAATTTGTGCCCAGATTCTTCGCTCTTTCAAGGATTCCCTAACAAGCCCAATTTCAAGATTCATTAGATAACGAAGTCCACCATGAATCAGTTTAGATGATGCACCACTGGTAGCACTGGCAAAGTCTTTACGTTCAACGAGGGCTACGTTAAGTCCTCTCATACTTGCATCACGGGCAATGCAGGCACCGACAATACCTCCGCCGATAATAATCACGTCATACTCCTCAGTCGGAAGTCGGTTCCACATTTGTTCCCACAGGTTTTCCATAAAAAACCCTCCGTTAAATTTTCTTA
This genomic stretch from Candidatus Hydrogenedens sp. harbors:
- a CDS encoding FAD-dependent oxidoreductase, with translation MENLWEQMWNRLPTEEYDVIIIGGGIVGACIARDASMRGLNVALVERKDFASATSGASSKLIHGGLRYLMNLEIGLVRESLKERRIWAQIAPHLVNSLPFILPISNSKKFRERLIYSLGLKAYDWLSYDRNRSSDPDKFIPSHKRVGRDEILSIEPKLEPMEFKDALLFHDYQMYSPERLAWACIKQAIINGATALNYVEVTGFLRDKNRITGVKIISREDGRENQIKGKIIVNATGPWADRLISLATEKEPERKIIRSKGIHILTKPITQKYAIAMPGKGTHFFVLPWQGYSLLGTTDTIYYGDPDDVHVNEKELVEFLSIINRGIPGAKLRRGDVLFFYAGLRPIVEKDPQESEEEFNSYNASRSAEVFDHEKDGCLGLITAVGGKWTTSRHLAERVVNKVFEKLGVTPPPCKTDQTPVIGADFELFSDFLEEAKRNYSDFPPEIIEHLAHNYGTEMSKVIDLARTDPQLAEPLSDKRLEIGAQIVYAMREEMGRHLNDVLFRRTNLGNLGDPGETVLRKITDLMSHELAWQDTIREQETNRARVQFVSWARTFVIVNPRAWGNMTGKMWPDIEKKLHHAIGPVKVAFTERAGHGTILANQALKEGYEQIIAVGGDGTINEVVNGFFENDRPINPEAVFAIISTGTGRDFSRTLGWPFDIDQQIEHLSNTSVYPIDLGKLKFINFKGEEDLRYFVNIASFGLSGATDRAVNQYVWLKQRSGKIAFFLGMLQALITYRNKKVRLKIDNQFDEVIDIKTVTVCNGKYFGSGMYISPNSEINDGWFDIVIIPGISTMELLMNVKKVYQGTHLTHPKIKIFKAQKVIALPAHTAGEVLLDMDGEVPGYLPATFEILPEAIYVRTAVKKESDTE